A region of Sparus aurata chromosome 8, fSpaAur1.1, whole genome shotgun sequence DNA encodes the following proteins:
- the LOC115586574 gene encoding uncharacterized protein LOC115586574, translating into MEAIVVELQMPMNSLESADIQSQRAVPLSPSVYAPPTLRDGECYHVFISYSSTDSQWTHSLINQLESCGLQVCYHERDFTPGRTVLENMSDCIQVSQKVLLVLSPEFVRSRWCLLEANMSLFRDCLERKPIVPVLLEPGVSVPLHLCHLTYLEACNPGFRNKLLKVLCAPNNQLQGSTVVPFQPPSIYNGKALQPLTAFNDEELCKWDSGQFSDMEVPDQLRLIIEDHDKYREAVRMINSVSQSKVWLRPMWVRVLIYIIGLNFVGGIVEGFVFLAVYINGPPNDKEIPS; encoded by the exons ATGGAAGCGAtcgtggtggagttacag ATGCCAATGAACTCCCTTGAGTCTGCAGACATTCAGTCACAGCGTGCTGTCccactgtctccctctgtttATGCTCCTCCCACACTGAGGGATGGTGAGTGTTACCATGTCTTTATTAGCTACAGCAGCACCGACTCCCAGTGGACCCACTCCCTCATCAACCAGCTGGAGTCCTGCGGCCTGCAGGTGTGCTACCATGAGCGGGACTTCACTCCGGGCCGCACTGTGCTGGAAAACATGTCAGACTGCATCCAGGTTAGCCAAAAGGTCCTGCTGGTTCTCAGCCCAGAGTTTGTGAGGAGTCGCTGGTGTCTCCTGGAGGCCAACATGTCTTTGTTCAGAGACTGCCTGGAGAGGAAGCCCATCGTCCCAGTGCTGCTGGAGCCAGGAGTCTCTGTTCCACTCCACCTCTGTCACCTCACCTACCTGGAGGCCTGCAACCCCGGATTTAGGAATAAGCTGCTCAAGGTGCTCTGCGCCCCCAATAATCAGCTTCAAGGGTCCACTGTGGTGCCCTTTCAGCCTCCCTCTATCTACAATGGAAAGGCCCTGCAGCCTTTGACTGCGTTCAATGATGAGGAACTCTGTAAATGGGATTCAGGTCAGTTCAGTGACATGGAGGTGCCCGACCAACTGCGCCTGATCATTGAGGACCACGACAAGTACAGAGAGGCTGTGAGGATGATCAACAGTGTCTCTCAAAGTAAAGTGTGGCTGCGCCCAATGTGGGTTAGAGTCCTGATTTACATAATTGGTTTAAACTTTGTTGGAGGTATTGTAGAAGGATTTGTATTTTTGGCAGTTTATATCAATGGTCCTCCAAACGACAAAGAAATCCCTTCTTAA